A single genomic interval of Musa acuminata AAA Group cultivar baxijiao chromosome BXJ3-4, Cavendish_Baxijiao_AAA, whole genome shotgun sequence harbors:
- the LOC135635062 gene encoding large ribosomal subunit protein uL23-like — MAPPAKATSKKADDKAQALKAAKAVKSGSATLKKKAKKIRTSVTFHRPKTLSKARNPKYPRISAPPRNKLDHYQILMYPLTTESAMKKIEDNNTLVFIVDIRADKKKIKGAVKKMYDIQAKKVNTLIRPDGTKKAYVRLTPDYDALDVANKIGII; from the exons ATGGCTCCACCTGCAAAAG CTACCTCCAAGAAGGCTGATGACAAAGCGCAGGCTTTGAAGGCTGCCAAGGCTGTGAAGTCAGGATCAGCCACCTTGAAGAAGAAGGCAAAGAAGATTAGGACCTCTGTTACTTTTCACCGGCCAAAGACACTTTCAAAGGCGAGAAACCCGAAGTATCCTAGAATTAGTGCTCCACCAAGGAACAAACTGGATCACTATCAAATCCTCATGTATCCCCTGACCACCGAGTCTGCAATGAAGAAGATTGAAGACAATAACACACTAGTCTTCATTGTCGATATTCGAGCTGACAAGAAGAAGATCAAAGGAGCTGTCAAAAAGATGTATGACATTCAGGCAAAGAAAGTGAATACTCTGATCAG GCCTGATGGAACTAAGAAGGCTTATGTGAGATTAACGCCTGACTATGATGCTCTGGATGTTGCAAACAAAATCGGCATCATTTAA
- the LOC135635991 gene encoding beta-galactosidase 8-like, whose translation MAAHPTLPSPVSTSLLFLLLLLSCCSELCAAATVSYDHRAVVIDGKRRVLISGSIHYPRSTPEMWPDLIQKSKDGGLDVIETYVFWNLHEPVQGQYDFGGRKDLVKFIKTVAAAGLYVHLRIGPYVCAEWNYGGFPVWLHFIPNIKFRIDNDPFKNEMQKFTTKIVDMMKQEMLFASQGGPIILSQIENEYGNVEKFYGPTAKSYIDWAASMATSLNVSVPWVMCQQDNAPDPIINTCNGFYCDNFKPNSDKKPKMWTENWSGWFLSFGGGVPYRPVEDLAFAVARFFQRGGTFQNYYMYHGGTNFGHTSGGPFIATSYDYDAPIDEYGLLRQPKWGHLRDLHIVIKQCEEALVATDPTYTSLGKNLEAHVYRTSSGRCAAFLANIDDQSDATVTFNGKPFHLPAWSVSILPDCQNVAFNTAKINSQTNVLEMKYTKTYDQAADESTGSSEISESEWKFFTEPIGSINSTFKNVGLLEQINTTADSSDYLWYSISIDVIGNEPFLFNGTQTTLHVDSLGHVLHVFVNGKLSASNQGSNADASFKLENVIILSSGQNTIDLLSATVGLKNYGQFFDLKGAGITGVILKNQNATRDLSSSQWTYQIGLKGEQLALHDNTQNSTWMSLSSLPKNQPLTWYMTYFDAPEHDDPVAIDFTGMGKGEAWVNGHSIGRYWPTYTSPPSGCVQSCDYRGPFSGSKCVRNCGQPSQSLYHVPRSLIQQGKTNRLVLFEEVGGDPTLVSFALRETGSLCAHVSQSHPPPVDAVNTAQKKDAVLHLECPHSDRVISSVKFASFGTPHGTCGSYSHGNCSSTTALAILQQACIGVRSCDVKVSTEVFGDPCRDVVKSLAVEASCS comes from the exons ATGGCAGCCCACCCGACTCTCCCTTCTCCCGTGTCTACGTCGCTTCTGTTCCTCCTTTTGCTGCTCAGCTGCTGCTCCGAGCTATGTGCCGCGGCCACTGTGTCGTACGATCACCGGGCGGTGGTGATCGACGGTAAGCGGAGGGTCCTCATCTCCGGTTCCATCCACTACCCCCGCAGCACCCccgag ATGTGGCCGGACCTCATCCAGAAGTCTAAGGATGGCGGCCTCGACGTCATCGAGACCTACGTCTTCTGGAACCTCCATGAACCCGTGCAGGGCCAG TACGATTTTGGAGGGCGGAAGGACTTGGTGAAGTTCATTAAGACGGTGGCGGCCGCCGGCCTCTATGTTCATCTCAGGATCGGGCCTTATGTCTGCGCGGAGTGGAACTACGG AGGGTTTCCTGTGTGGTTGCACTTCATCCCAAATATCAAGTTCAGGATTGACAATGATCCCTTCAAG AACGAGATGCAAAAGTTCACGACAAAGATTGTGGACATGATGAAGCAGGAAATGCTGTTTGCATCCCAAGGTGGACCCATCATTCTGTCTCAG ATTGAGAATGAGTATGGCAATGTTGAGAAATTTTATGGTCCGACGGCCAAGTCTTATATTGATTGGGCTGCATCCATGGCTACTTCCTTGAATGTGAGCGTGCCATGGGTGATGTGCCAACAAGATAATGCCCCTGACCCCATT ATAAACACTTGCAATGGATTTTACTGTGACAATTTTAAGCCCAACTCTGACAAGAAACCGAAGATGTGGACAGAGAATTGGAGTGGATG GTTCCTTTCTTTTGGTGGTGGAGTGCCTTACAGACCAGTTGAAGACCTTGCATTTGCTGTAGCCAGGTTCTTTCAACGTGGTGGTACCTTCCAAAACTATTACATG TACCATGGTGGAACCAATTTTGGCCACACTTCTGGTGGACCATTTATTGCTACAAGCTATGATTATGATGCTCCCATTGATGAATATG GACTTCTTCGGCAGCCAAAATGGGGCCACCTGAGAGATCTGCACATAGTCATAAAGCAGTGTGAAGAAGCATTGGTGGCAACCGATCCAACatacacttctcttggcaaaaatTTAGAG GCCCATGTTTATAGGACATCATCAGGGAGATGTGCGGCTTTTCTTGCCAACATAGATGACCAGTCTGATGCAACTGTTACTTTCAATGGCAAACCATTCCATTTACCTGCATGGTCTGTGAGCATCCTTCCTGACTGCCAAAATGTTGCATTCAATACTGCAAAG ATAAATTCCCAGACAAATGTTTTGGAGATGAAATACACCAAAACTTATGATCAGGCTGCAGATGAATCCACTGGTTCCTCTGAAATATCTGAATCAGAATGGAAATTCTTCACAGAACCTATTGGTTCCATCAACTCTACTTTCAAAAATGTTGGATTGCTTGAGCAGATAAATACTACTGCTGATTCCAGTGACTACTTGTGGTATTCAATAAG CATTGATGTCATAGGAAACGAACCATTTCTTTTCAATGGCACTCAGACTACTCTGCATGTGGACTCACTCGGTCATGTCCTCCATGTTTTTGTCAATGGCAAATTATCAG CAAGTAATCAAGGCAGCAATGCTGATGCGAGTTTTAAACTGGAGAACGTTATCATACTTTCATCAGGACAGAACACAATTGATCTTTTAAGTGCGACCGTAGGCCTTAAG AACTATGGTCAATTTTTTGATCTAAAGGGTGCTGGAATCACTGGTGTGATCCTGAAGAACCAAAATGCCACAAGAGATCTTTCTTCATCCCAGTGGACTTATCAG ATTGGACTCAAAGGTGAACAGCTGGCATTGCATGACAACACACAAAATTCAACATGGATGTCACTATCTTCCTTGCCGAAAAATCAGCCACTGACATGGTACATG ACGTACTTTGATGCCCCTGAGCACGATGACCCTGTTGCAATAGACTTCACCGGAATGGGGAAGGGCGAGGCATGGGTGAATGGCCACAGCATCGGCCGGTACTGGCCGACGTATACCTCTCCACCGAGCGGCTGTGTCCAATCATGCGACTACAGAGGACCGTTCAGCGGGAGCAAGTGCGTCAGGAACTGTGGACAGCCATCTCAGTCACT GTACCATGTTCCTCGCTCGCTGATCCAACAAGGCAAAACGAATAGACTGGTTCTTTTCGAGGAAGTGGGTGGAGATCCGACTCTGGTGTCCTTCGCTTTGAGGGAGACGGGAAGCTTGTGTGCACACGTCTCTCAGTCCCACCCTCCACCTGTGGATGCTGTGAACACTGCACAGAAAAAGGACGCAGTGCTCCATCTCGAATGTCCTCACTCCGATCGTGTCATTTCCTCGGTGAAGTTTGCGAGCTTTGGGACTCCACACGGAACTTGTGGGAGTTACAGCCATGGCAATTGCAGCAGCACCACTGCCCTTGCCATTCTGCAGCAG GCATGCATTGGCGTCAGGAGTTGCGACGTGAAGGTCTCGACCGAGGTGTTTGGCGATCCGTGCAGGGACGTCGTCAAGAGCCTAGCGGTGGAAGCATCGTGCTCGTGA